One stretch of Candidatus Nezhaarchaeota archaeon DNA includes these proteins:
- a CDS encoding 3-isopropylmalate dehydratase small subunit, which produces MYSGYSGWVVRGKVLKYGDNVDTDVIIPGKYLIYIDPEELAKHAMEGIDASFPEKAKGGCILVAGRNFGCGSSREQAPVALKYAGVKAIVAESFARIFYRNAFNIGLPVVTLPKAREMFDEGDEAEVDLRAGVVRNLSKKREEGFKPLPQMLLDILAAGGLVEYMKRRLKPSGS; this is translated from the coding sequence ATGTATTCAGGGTACTCAGGCTGGGTAGTTAGGGGGAAGGTGCTGAAGTACGGGGACAATGTAGACACCGACGTCATCATCCCGGGCAAGTACCTCATATACATAGATCCTGAGGAGCTCGCCAAGCACGCCATGGAGGGGATAGACGCCAGCTTCCCAGAGAAGGCGAAGGGAGGGTGCATACTAGTGGCCGGCAGGAACTTTGGGTGCGGCTCTAGCCGTGAGCAAGCCCCAGTGGCGCTGAAGTACGCAGGGGTTAAGGCGATAGTAGCTGAGTCGTTCGCCAGGATCTTCTACCGCAACGCCTTCAACATCGGGCTCCCCGTAGTCACGCTCCCTAAGGCGAGGGAGATGTTCGACGAGGGGGACGAGGCTGAGGTGGACTTAAGGGCGGGCGTGGTGAGGAACTTATCGAAGAAGAGAGAGGAGGGCTTTAAGCCACTGCCCCAAATGCTCCTCGACATCCTCGCCGCCGGCGGGCTAGTTGAGTACATGAAGCGTAGGCTTAAGCCCTCAGGCAGCTAG